One region of Triticum aestivum cultivar Chinese Spring chromosome 6B, IWGSC CS RefSeq v2.1, whole genome shotgun sequence genomic DNA includes:
- the LOC123137341 gene encoding uncharacterized protein isoform X2, whose protein sequence is MGHERREERIRLHGHNPTANVGLGHDCTNYTVKSPRPWCRRRICVLPSCSQAPLLVCSPAFDRALSLSSLLLASDGWVILLRLPLPVLEKMRKIKRDGGDLTRSLHGNKRAKSVVTTSKESCLEIREPIQISGDLDGDSNQDVLTELSDEVKSNLSKSVASLAVCSGDTVLFACSGLAIERHGYVTRFVTSAELALVFNNEKYKEKRHNVKIEVRHEGSEVYQGFLATYDVDYNYSVVKVKTFLDVNVGLIEHAVGILPDGKVVALGRGTCGELMARSVMLADDLSVCEDIKDPVSSMLNITKAWQGGPLFSFDGNFVGMNLFLIMERAFFLPWGVLLKRVYNFRTPLESKKGFPPSETMKGVSFGERPRDEISNCYQDVYRDGLNKKLFGDLDLMGYPKLPITMLDDGMILVNTFEETFGDVWGEGVWREIGKKASEISRNVVALASFNGKNMVFACTGFFIPWNGSTAILTSASLIRNDGAENKIVENLRFEVFLPNEQVRRGTLKHYSLHYNVALLGVEDSRVVRPPKIQLDCSKSRVAAIGRCFRSGTLMAASGQLVSWSGRLDCKFVVRSSCKIAKAGIGGPLVNMDGEVIGMNFYSEKIGTPFLLWNNIGNILAYFKEKSDADEVAKDSGSSFWKMNGDRRFRLNRWPVPMPCWRHPDKPCRRYPYHCDEYVTKSKDEPDIEIPPGEEFRYGYIRGKRYRYLVNFTIPQ, encoded by the exons atGGGACACGAGAGAAGAGAGGAGCGCATCCGGCTGCACGGCCACAATCCAACGGCAAATGTTGGACTAGGGCACGATTGCACGAACTACACGGTGAAGAGCCCTCGCCCCTGGTGCCGGCGGCGGATTTGTGTTCTGCCTTCATGCTCGCAAGCTCCGCTCCTAGTCTGCTCTCCTGCCTTCGACCGCGCGCTCTCTCTCTCGTCCCTTCTCTTGGCGAGCGACGGCTGGGTGATACTGCTACGGTTGCCGCTACCAG TCCTGGAGAAGATGCGGAAAATTAAGAGGGATGGTGGTGATCTCACAAGAAGCTTGCATGGGAACAAAAGAGCTAAGAGTGTGGTGACGACCTCGAAAGAATCTTGCTTAGAAATACGAGAGCCAATCCAGATCTCAG GTGACTTAGATGGGGACTCAAATCAAGATGTCTTGACTGAGCTCAGTGATGAAGTTAAATCAAATTTGTCGAAAAGTGTTGCCTCACTTGCTGTGTGCAGTG GGGACACAGTGTTATTTGCATGCTCAGGCTTAGCTATAGAACGCCACGGATATGTTACAAGGTTTGTGACTTCAGCAGAATTGGCTCTAGTTTTCAACAatgaaaaatacaaagaaaaacgtcacaacgtaaag ATTGAAGTGCGCCATGAAGGCAGCGAAGTTTACCAGGGTTTTCTGGCAACCTATGATGTAGATTACAACTATTCTGTTGTCAAGGTCAAGACCTTCCTGGATGTTAATGTTGGACTTATTGAACATGCGGTAGGGATTCTGCCTGATGGTAAGGTGGTAGCTCTAGGGCGTGGCACCTGTGGTGAACTAATGGCAAGAAGTGTGATGCTGGCTGACGATCTGAGTGTGTGTGAAGATATTAAAGATCCTGTGTCGTCTATGCTTAATATTACAAAG GCTTGGCAAGGTGGGCCACTTTTTTCTTTTGATGGGAACTTTGTTGGCATGAACCTTTTTCTCATTATGGAAAGAGCTTTTTTCCTACCATGGGGTGTACTGCTCAAGCGGGTATATAACTTTCGGACACCCCTAGAAAGCAAGAAAGGTTTTCCACCGTCAGAAACTATGAAGGGAGTCAG CTTTGGAGAAAGACCCAGAGATGAGATATCGAACTGCTATCAAGACG TATATAGAGATGGTCTCAACAAGAAACTGTTTGGGGATCTAGACTTAATGGGTTACCCCAAGCTACCAATAACTATGCTTGATG ATGGCATGATTTTGGTTAATACTTTTGAAGAGACCTTTGGTGACGTATGGGGTGAAGGTGTCTGGAGGGAAATTGGTAAAAAAGCTTCTGAGATAAGTCGCAATGTTGTCGCACTTGCTTCCTTCAATG GAAAAAATATGGTTTTTGCATGCACGGGTTTTTTTATTCCATGGAATGGGTCAACAGCCATTCTGACATCAGCTAGCCTGATTAGAAATGATGGTGCTGAAAACAAGATTGTTGAAAACTTGAGG TTTGAAGTATTTCTTCCAAACGAACAAGTCAGAAGAGGGACCTTGAAGCATTACAGTCTACATTACAATGTTGCTCTACTCGGTGTCGAAGATAGCCGTGTTGTCCGACCACCAAAAATTCAGCTTGATTGTAGCAAGTCTCGAGTAGCAGCCATAGGGCGTTGCTTCAGATCAGGCACATTAATGGCCGCAAGTGGTCAGCTGGTTTCCTGGTCAGGCAGACTTGATTGCAAGTTCGTTGTACGCTCGTCATGTAAAATCGCTAAG GCTGGGATTGGAGGACCCCTTGTTAATATGGACGGAGAAGTTATTGGCATGAACTTCTATTCAGAGAAAATAGGAACCCCTTTCCTGTTATGGAATAATATTGGCAACATTTTGGCATATTTTAAGGAGAAAAG CGATGCTGATGAAGTTGCCAAGGACAGTGGTTCCTCTTTCTGGAAAATGAATGGGGACCGCAGGTTTCGGTTAAACAG GTGGCCTGTGCCCATGCCATGTTGGCGTCATCCTGACAAGCCATGTCGGCGCTATCCTTATCACTGCGATGAGTATGTAACCAAATCCAAGGATGAGCCGGACATTGAAATACCACCTGGCGAGGAGTTTAGATATGGATACATAAGGGGAAAGAGATACAGATACCTTGTAAACTTTACGATTCCCCAGTGA
- the LOC123137341 gene encoding uncharacterized protein isoform X3 — MTPMYVFFLRLYHPCMFTMEHVSCFNSHNGIGYLVHTSIDQVQQLAALSDSASVLEKMRKIKRDGGDLTRSLHGNKRAKSVVTTSKESCLEIREPIQISGDLDGDSNQDVLTELSDEVKSNLSKSVASLAVCSGDTVLFACSGLAIERHGYVTRFVTSAELALVFNNEKYKEKRHNVKIEVRHEGSEVYQGFLATYDVDYNYSVVKVKTFLDVNVGLIEHAVGILPDGKVVALGRGTCGELMARSVMLADDLSVCEDIKDPVSSMLNITKAWQGGPLFSFDGNFVGMNLFLIMERAFFLPWGVLLKRVYNFRTPLESKKGFPPSETMKGVSFGERPRDEISNCYQDVYRDGLNKKLFGDLDLMGYPKLPITMLDDGMILVNTFEETFGDVWGEGVWREIGKKASEISRNVVALASFNGKNMVFACTGFFIPWNGSTAILTSASLIRNDGAENKIVENLRFEVFLPNEQVRRGTLKHYSLHYNVALLGVEDSRVVRPPKIQLDCSKSRVAAIGRCFRSGTLMAASGQLVSWSGRLDCKFVVRSSCKIAKAGIGGPLVNMDGEVIGMNFYSEKIGTPFLLWNNIGNILAYFKEKSDADEVAKDSGSSFWKMNGDRRFRLNRWPVPMPCWRHPDKPCRRYPYHCDEYVTKSKDEPDIEIPPGEEFRYGYIRGKRYRYLVNFTIPQ, encoded by the exons ATGACACCCATGTATGTTTTTTTTTTACGTTTATACCACCCTTGTATGTTTACCATGGAGCATGTTTCCTGTTTCAATAGTCACAATGGAATAGGCTACTTGGTACATACTTCGATAGATCAAGTGCAACAGTTGGCTGCTCTTTCAG ATTCTGCTTCAGTCCTGGAGAAGATGCGGAAAATTAAGAGGGATGGTGGTGATCTCACAAGAAGCTTGCATGGGAACAAAAGAGCTAAGAGTGTGGTGACGACCTCGAAAGAATCTTGCTTAGAAATACGAGAGCCAATCCAGATCTCAG GTGACTTAGATGGGGACTCAAATCAAGATGTCTTGACTGAGCTCAGTGATGAAGTTAAATCAAATTTGTCGAAAAGTGTTGCCTCACTTGCTGTGTGCAGTG GGGACACAGTGTTATTTGCATGCTCAGGCTTAGCTATAGAACGCCACGGATATGTTACAAGGTTTGTGACTTCAGCAGAATTGGCTCTAGTTTTCAACAatgaaaaatacaaagaaaaacgtcacaacgtaaag ATTGAAGTGCGCCATGAAGGCAGCGAAGTTTACCAGGGTTTTCTGGCAACCTATGATGTAGATTACAACTATTCTGTTGTCAAGGTCAAGACCTTCCTGGATGTTAATGTTGGACTTATTGAACATGCGGTAGGGATTCTGCCTGATGGTAAGGTGGTAGCTCTAGGGCGTGGCACCTGTGGTGAACTAATGGCAAGAAGTGTGATGCTGGCTGACGATCTGAGTGTGTGTGAAGATATTAAAGATCCTGTGTCGTCTATGCTTAATATTACAAAG GCTTGGCAAGGTGGGCCACTTTTTTCTTTTGATGGGAACTTTGTTGGCATGAACCTTTTTCTCATTATGGAAAGAGCTTTTTTCCTACCATGGGGTGTACTGCTCAAGCGGGTATATAACTTTCGGACACCCCTAGAAAGCAAGAAAGGTTTTCCACCGTCAGAAACTATGAAGGGAGTCAG CTTTGGAGAAAGACCCAGAGATGAGATATCGAACTGCTATCAAGACG TATATAGAGATGGTCTCAACAAGAAACTGTTTGGGGATCTAGACTTAATGGGTTACCCCAAGCTACCAATAACTATGCTTGATG ATGGCATGATTTTGGTTAATACTTTTGAAGAGACCTTTGGTGACGTATGGGGTGAAGGTGTCTGGAGGGAAATTGGTAAAAAAGCTTCTGAGATAAGTCGCAATGTTGTCGCACTTGCTTCCTTCAATG GAAAAAATATGGTTTTTGCATGCACGGGTTTTTTTATTCCATGGAATGGGTCAACAGCCATTCTGACATCAGCTAGCCTGATTAGAAATGATGGTGCTGAAAACAAGATTGTTGAAAACTTGAGG TTTGAAGTATTTCTTCCAAACGAACAAGTCAGAAGAGGGACCTTGAAGCATTACAGTCTACATTACAATGTTGCTCTACTCGGTGTCGAAGATAGCCGTGTTGTCCGACCACCAAAAATTCAGCTTGATTGTAGCAAGTCTCGAGTAGCAGCCATAGGGCGTTGCTTCAGATCAGGCACATTAATGGCCGCAAGTGGTCAGCTGGTTTCCTGGTCAGGCAGACTTGATTGCAAGTTCGTTGTACGCTCGTCATGTAAAATCGCTAAG GCTGGGATTGGAGGACCCCTTGTTAATATGGACGGAGAAGTTATTGGCATGAACTTCTATTCAGAGAAAATAGGAACCCCTTTCCTGTTATGGAATAATATTGGCAACATTTTGGCATATTTTAAGGAGAAAAG CGATGCTGATGAAGTTGCCAAGGACAGTGGTTCCTCTTTCTGGAAAATGAATGGGGACCGCAGGTTTCGGTTAAACAG GTGGCCTGTGCCCATGCCATGTTGGCGTCATCCTGACAAGCCATGTCGGCGCTATCCTTATCACTGCGATGAGTATGTAACCAAATCCAAGGATGAGCCGGACATTGAAATACCACCTGGCGAGGAGTTTAGATATGGATACATAAGGGGAAAGAGATACAGATACCTTGTAAACTTTACGATTCCCCAGTGA
- the LOC123137341 gene encoding uncharacterized protein isoform X1, with translation MGHERREERIRLHGHNPTANVGLGHDCTNYTVKSPRPWCRRRICVLPSCSQAPLLVCSPAFDRALSLSSLLLASDGWVILLRLPLPDSASVLEKMRKIKRDGGDLTRSLHGNKRAKSVVTTSKESCLEIREPIQISGDLDGDSNQDVLTELSDEVKSNLSKSVASLAVCSGDTVLFACSGLAIERHGYVTRFVTSAELALVFNNEKYKEKRHNVKIEVRHEGSEVYQGFLATYDVDYNYSVVKVKTFLDVNVGLIEHAVGILPDGKVVALGRGTCGELMARSVMLADDLSVCEDIKDPVSSMLNITKAWQGGPLFSFDGNFVGMNLFLIMERAFFLPWGVLLKRVYNFRTPLESKKGFPPSETMKGVSFGERPRDEISNCYQDVYRDGLNKKLFGDLDLMGYPKLPITMLDDGMILVNTFEETFGDVWGEGVWREIGKKASEISRNVVALASFNGKNMVFACTGFFIPWNGSTAILTSASLIRNDGAENKIVENLRFEVFLPNEQVRRGTLKHYSLHYNVALLGVEDSRVVRPPKIQLDCSKSRVAAIGRCFRSGTLMAASGQLVSWSGRLDCKFVVRSSCKIAKAGIGGPLVNMDGEVIGMNFYSEKIGTPFLLWNNIGNILAYFKEKSDADEVAKDSGSSFWKMNGDRRFRLNRWPVPMPCWRHPDKPCRRYPYHCDEYVTKSKDEPDIEIPPGEEFRYGYIRGKRYRYLVNFTIPQ, from the exons atGGGACACGAGAGAAGAGAGGAGCGCATCCGGCTGCACGGCCACAATCCAACGGCAAATGTTGGACTAGGGCACGATTGCACGAACTACACGGTGAAGAGCCCTCGCCCCTGGTGCCGGCGGCGGATTTGTGTTCTGCCTTCATGCTCGCAAGCTCCGCTCCTAGTCTGCTCTCCTGCCTTCGACCGCGCGCTCTCTCTCTCGTCCCTTCTCTTGGCGAGCGACGGCTGGGTGATACTGCTACGGTTGCCGCTACCAG ATTCTGCTTCAGTCCTGGAGAAGATGCGGAAAATTAAGAGGGATGGTGGTGATCTCACAAGAAGCTTGCATGGGAACAAAAGAGCTAAGAGTGTGGTGACGACCTCGAAAGAATCTTGCTTAGAAATACGAGAGCCAATCCAGATCTCAG GTGACTTAGATGGGGACTCAAATCAAGATGTCTTGACTGAGCTCAGTGATGAAGTTAAATCAAATTTGTCGAAAAGTGTTGCCTCACTTGCTGTGTGCAGTG GGGACACAGTGTTATTTGCATGCTCAGGCTTAGCTATAGAACGCCACGGATATGTTACAAGGTTTGTGACTTCAGCAGAATTGGCTCTAGTTTTCAACAatgaaaaatacaaagaaaaacgtcacaacgtaaag ATTGAAGTGCGCCATGAAGGCAGCGAAGTTTACCAGGGTTTTCTGGCAACCTATGATGTAGATTACAACTATTCTGTTGTCAAGGTCAAGACCTTCCTGGATGTTAATGTTGGACTTATTGAACATGCGGTAGGGATTCTGCCTGATGGTAAGGTGGTAGCTCTAGGGCGTGGCACCTGTGGTGAACTAATGGCAAGAAGTGTGATGCTGGCTGACGATCTGAGTGTGTGTGAAGATATTAAAGATCCTGTGTCGTCTATGCTTAATATTACAAAG GCTTGGCAAGGTGGGCCACTTTTTTCTTTTGATGGGAACTTTGTTGGCATGAACCTTTTTCTCATTATGGAAAGAGCTTTTTTCCTACCATGGGGTGTACTGCTCAAGCGGGTATATAACTTTCGGACACCCCTAGAAAGCAAGAAAGGTTTTCCACCGTCAGAAACTATGAAGGGAGTCAG CTTTGGAGAAAGACCCAGAGATGAGATATCGAACTGCTATCAAGACG TATATAGAGATGGTCTCAACAAGAAACTGTTTGGGGATCTAGACTTAATGGGTTACCCCAAGCTACCAATAACTATGCTTGATG ATGGCATGATTTTGGTTAATACTTTTGAAGAGACCTTTGGTGACGTATGGGGTGAAGGTGTCTGGAGGGAAATTGGTAAAAAAGCTTCTGAGATAAGTCGCAATGTTGTCGCACTTGCTTCCTTCAATG GAAAAAATATGGTTTTTGCATGCACGGGTTTTTTTATTCCATGGAATGGGTCAACAGCCATTCTGACATCAGCTAGCCTGATTAGAAATGATGGTGCTGAAAACAAGATTGTTGAAAACTTGAGG TTTGAAGTATTTCTTCCAAACGAACAAGTCAGAAGAGGGACCTTGAAGCATTACAGTCTACATTACAATGTTGCTCTACTCGGTGTCGAAGATAGCCGTGTTGTCCGACCACCAAAAATTCAGCTTGATTGTAGCAAGTCTCGAGTAGCAGCCATAGGGCGTTGCTTCAGATCAGGCACATTAATGGCCGCAAGTGGTCAGCTGGTTTCCTGGTCAGGCAGACTTGATTGCAAGTTCGTTGTACGCTCGTCATGTAAAATCGCTAAG GCTGGGATTGGAGGACCCCTTGTTAATATGGACGGAGAAGTTATTGGCATGAACTTCTATTCAGAGAAAATAGGAACCCCTTTCCTGTTATGGAATAATATTGGCAACATTTTGGCATATTTTAAGGAGAAAAG CGATGCTGATGAAGTTGCCAAGGACAGTGGTTCCTCTTTCTGGAAAATGAATGGGGACCGCAGGTTTCGGTTAAACAG GTGGCCTGTGCCCATGCCATGTTGGCGTCATCCTGACAAGCCATGTCGGCGCTATCCTTATCACTGCGATGAGTATGTAACCAAATCCAAGGATGAGCCGGACATTGAAATACCACCTGGCGAGGAGTTTAGATATGGATACATAAGGGGAAAGAGATACAGATACCTTGTAAACTTTACGATTCCCCAGTGA